In the genome of Kitasatospora cathayae, one region contains:
- a CDS encoding serine/threonine-protein kinase gives MGVQDRPEAAEAERLLAGRYELGERLGRGGMGTVWRAWDRMLDREVAVKELTVNHLPEEDLQILHTRMKREASAAARIKHPGVITVHDVLEQDGRPWIVMELVDGRSLADVISQDGTLPPRAAAEVGSQVLAALHRGHQLGVLHRDVKPANVLLERGTGRVVLLDFGIAKYEGSTELTRPGDLVGSPDYLAPERAQGERPGPASDLWGLGATLYAAVEGQSPFRRDSPITTLAAVVDEPLPESRRAGPLGPVLAALMAKDPADRPSADEAARMLAEVQAGHTMGLTTVGPSAAPVRVPTQSVPLVDRSGGPEGAAEPVSKGSEDPTDPRPATAVTAVAGTVPPAVQHPAGGVPAAAQAHTAVGAPVAYSAAPARGPAGRRNRMKLVAIVLAVGVLAAGATFFVTRHLAGSPAADPTPTAQPDTTEPTDELATGTPTPGAPAPAGYRWVDDPAGFRFPLPTGNPAWQRILGTDNNQIFYSPDNKVHYLQFAVTVGQSVKPLDHMREMEVSVSKSLKDYKQHRMASTAVNGHEAAVWEFSYAAKEGGRRRAIETEFIDEDGTAYAIYSSSPDKGNDWTEAFQRFTTVLNGFTPTR, from the coding sequence ATGGGCGTGCAGGACCGGCCGGAGGCGGCCGAGGCGGAGCGGTTGCTGGCCGGGCGGTACGAGCTCGGCGAGCGGCTCGGCCGGGGCGGGATGGGCACGGTCTGGCGGGCCTGGGACCGGATGCTGGACCGCGAGGTCGCGGTCAAGGAGCTGACCGTCAACCACCTGCCGGAGGAGGACCTGCAGATCCTGCACACCCGGATGAAGCGCGAGGCCAGCGCCGCCGCCCGGATCAAGCACCCCGGTGTGATCACCGTGCACGACGTGCTGGAGCAGGACGGCCGGCCGTGGATCGTGATGGAGCTGGTCGACGGCCGCTCGCTGGCCGACGTGATCAGCCAGGACGGCACCCTGCCGCCGCGCGCCGCCGCCGAGGTCGGCAGCCAGGTGCTCGCCGCGCTGCACCGCGGCCACCAGCTCGGCGTGCTGCACCGGGACGTCAAGCCGGCCAACGTGCTGCTGGAGCGCGGCACCGGGCGGGTGGTGCTGCTGGACTTCGGCATCGCGAAGTACGAGGGCTCGACCGAGCTGACCCGGCCGGGCGACCTGGTCGGCTCGCCGGACTACCTGGCGCCCGAGCGCGCCCAGGGCGAGCGGCCCGGGCCGGCCTCCGACCTGTGGGGGCTCGGGGCGACGCTGTACGCGGCGGTCGAGGGCCAGTCGCCGTTCCGCCGGGACTCGCCGATCACCACGCTGGCCGCGGTGGTCGACGAGCCGCTGCCGGAGTCGCGCCGGGCCGGGCCGCTCGGGCCGGTGCTGGCCGCGCTGATGGCCAAGGACCCGGCCGACCGGCCGAGCGCGGACGAGGCGGCGCGGATGCTGGCCGAGGTGCAGGCCGGGCACACCATGGGGCTGACGACGGTGGGGCCGTCGGCCGCGCCGGTGCGGGTGCCCACCCAGTCGGTGCCGCTGGTGGACCGTAGCGGGGGGCCGGAAGGGGCCGCGGAGCCGGTGTCCAAGGGCTCGGAGGACCCGACCGATCCGCGTCCGGCTACTGCCGTGACCGCCGTTGCGGGCACGGTTCCGCCCGCCGTTCAGCACCCCGCCGGGGGCGTGCCCGCCGCTGCGCAGGCGCACACCGCCGTCGGAGCGCCGGTCGCGTACTCCGCTGCGCCCGCCCGTGGTCCGGCCGGACGCCGCAACCGGATGAAGCTCGTCGCCATCGTGCTGGCGGTCGGCGTGCTGGCGGCAGGGGCGACCTTCTTCGTCACCCGGCACCTGGCCGGCTCCCCGGCCGCCGACCCCACCCCGACCGCGCAGCCGGACACGACCGAGCCCACCGACGAGCTGGCGACCGGCACCCCGACCCCGGGGGCGCCCGCGCCCGCCGGCTACCGCTGGGTCGACGACCCGGCCGGTTTCCGCTTCCCGCTGCCGACCGGGAACCCGGCCTGGCAGCGCATCCTCGGGACCGACAACAACCAGATCTTCTACAGCCCCGACAACAAGGTGCACTACCTGCAGTTCGCGGTCACCGTCGGCCAGTCGGTCAAGCCGCTGGACCACATGCGGGAGATGGAGGTCAGCGTCTCCAAGTCGCTCAAGGACTACAAGCAGCACCGGATGGCGAGCACCGCGGTGAACGGTCACGAGGCGGCAGTCTGGGAGTTCAGCTACGCGGCCAAGGAGGGCGGTCGCCGGCGCGCGATCGAGACCGAGTTCATCGACGAGGACGGCACCGCCTACGCGATCTACTCGTCCAGTCCCGACAAGGGCAATGACTGGACGGAGGCCTTCCAGCGCTTCACCACGGTGCTCAACGGCTTCACGCCGACCCGCTGA